A single Bacillus mesophilus DNA region contains:
- the ssb gene encoding single-stranded DNA-binding protein — MINKVILVGRLVKSPELKYLEDGKAVTSITLAVNRNFKNQQGDYDTDFLNCTLWQKNAENTANYCQKGSVIGVTGRIQTRSYENQEGSKVYVTEVVAEGVKFLSTKKEVAV, encoded by the coding sequence ATGATCAATAAGGTGATATTAGTAGGAAGACTCGTGAAAAGTCCAGAATTAAAGTACTTAGAGGATGGAAAGGCGGTCACATCGATTACACTAGCCGTTAATCGCAATTTTAAGAACCAACAAGGAGATTATGATACAGATTTCCTAAACTGCACACTATGGCAGAAGAATGCTGAAAACACAGCAAACTATTGCCAAAAGGGTTCAGTCATCGGAGTAACAGGCAGAATCCAAACTAGATCATATGAAAATCAAGAAGGATCAAAGGTTTATGTAACAGAAGTTGTCGCAGAAGGTGTGAAGTTTTTAAGTACCAAAAAAGAAGTAGCTGTATAG